One region of Bacteroidota bacterium genomic DNA includes:
- a CDS encoding sigma-70 family RNA polymerase sigma factor has product MTPTDQVLTEQLRTGHPGACEALLRRFQDKVMRTAYGYTGNQSDAEDIFQDTFAEVIRSIGTFRGESELGTWIYRITIRKAQEHHRRKQRKWMFSWFSDSEDESADPADPDGHTPESLYIGHEDLENVRQAVNRLPDLQRQAITLFYFNDLPYQEVAAVMETSVSSVESLLFRARRNLKKTLERPNEEVSV; this is encoded by the coding sequence ATGACCCCAACCGATCAGGTACTGACCGAACAGCTCAGAACAGGACATCCCGGTGCCTGCGAGGCTCTGCTTCGCCGGTTTCAGGATAAGGTCATGAGAACGGCCTATGGCTACACAGGAAACCAGTCCGATGCAGAGGACATTTTTCAGGACACATTTGCCGAGGTCATCCGATCCATTGGCACCTTCCGCGGCGAATCGGAACTGGGAACGTGGATTTACCGGATTACCATCCGGAAAGCGCAGGAACACCACCGGCGCAAGCAGCGGAAATGGATGTTCAGTTGGTTCTCCGATTCAGAAGACGAGTCTGCAGATCCGGCCGACCCGGATGGTCACACGCCCGAAAGTCTGTACATCGGCCACGAGGATCTTGAAAACGTAAGGCAGGCCGTGAACCGGTTACCCGATCTGCAGCGACAGGCCATCACCCTGTTTTATTTTAATGATTTACCTTATCAGGAAGTGGCTGCGGTCATGGAAACCAGCGTTTCCTCTGTGGAATCGCTCCTGTTCCGCGCACGCCGCAACCTGAAGAAAACGCTTGAACGACCGAACGAAGAGGTATCCGTATGA
- a CDS encoding Spy/CpxP family protein refolding chaperone, with protein MTTKLALFTFAGLLIATSLTAQETVQKRVIVKGGPDQMEAMAPGQEHEIIIQRGDGPDMIGFIPDLTPEQEKKIDDIRFKYRKQLKPLKNQMGELRAKMRTVMSADKINKSDAYKLAEEMNAVELKMEKLRIDEKIEISEQLTEKQRLEWTDMPGPGFGPGMAPVMKKMRWMQKEVDTDKP; from the coding sequence ATGACAACCAAACTTGCCCTTTTCACCTTCGCCGGTCTGCTCATTGCCACCAGTCTGACTGCTCAGGAAACAGTTCAGAAACGGGTGATTGTCAAAGGAGGCCCCGACCAGATGGAAGCCATGGCCCCCGGTCAGGAACATGAAATCATCATTCAACGTGGCGACGGACCCGATATGATCGGATTCATTCCTGATCTGACTCCCGAACAGGAGAAGAAAATTGATGACATCCGGTTCAAATACCGTAAGCAGTTAAAACCTTTGAAAAACCAGATGGGTGAACTGCGGGCGAAAATGCGCACCGTCATGTCTGCCGATAAAATCAATAAATCGGATGCATACAAGCTGGCCGAAGAAATGAATGCAGTCGAGCTGAAAATGGAAAAGCTGCGGATTGATGAGAAAATCGAAATTTCGGAGCAACTGACCGAAAAGCAGCGGCTTGAATGGACCGACATGCCTGGACCGGGATTCGGACCGGGAATGGCACCGGTCATGAAAAAGATGCGCTGGATGCAAAAAGAAGTCGACACAGATAAACCCTGA
- a CDS encoding DUF1905 domain-containing protein — MESGPLTFTTRVGRLGYLNMHCVEIPADVVSHFGGTFKGRFLVTVNDRVTWQGGLMTYGNGMAYIMFSTKNMKAAGTQAGATITVRMEKDTSPYGLPMPEELQVLLDQDPESDKRFHALTPGKQRWIITWVSSVKDVQKRIDRSVLVMNNLKSIPPGKETFRLMVGLD, encoded by the coding sequence ATGGAAAGCGGACCACTGACGTTCACCACCCGGGTCGGGCGATTGGGGTACCTGAACATGCATTGCGTCGAAATTCCGGCCGATGTGGTTTCCCATTTTGGCGGAACGTTTAAGGGACGTTTTCTGGTCACCGTTAATGATCGGGTGACCTGGCAGGGCGGACTGATGACTTATGGCAATGGCATGGCCTACATCATGTTCAGCACCAAAAACATGAAAGCAGCAGGAACCCAGGCCGGCGCCACGATCACCGTCCGGATGGAAAAAGACACCAGTCCGTACGGACTTCCCATGCCGGAAGAACTTCAGGTCCTGCTCGATCAGGATCCCGAATCAGACAAACGGTTTCATGCACTCACCCCGGGCAAACAACGATGGATTATCACCTGGGTTTCCAGCGTTAAGGATGTGCAGAAACGCATCGACCGGTCGGTTCTGGTCATGAACAATCTGAAGTCCATACCGCCAGGAAAGGAGACTTTCCGGCTGATGGTGGGACTGGACTGA
- a CDS encoding pullulanase encodes MFAERPHSEGHPFSHSPVSVSIVSADQLSLTTVFVRVQGLHGLPEFGHIQFLPGLQVVSVSQAYDGLMIETSPMRWDEVYRISIGGCEPRLLNQDPWLDSLFSEKPLGYELTDTYTRFGVFAPRATEVRLVLFADASSENYTEHTMNRDEEGVWELFFPESLDGYAYGYRVFGRQGDGEWFNPEVIIADPYSPAVTTMNTFHHQARTLIRRFDFDWKDTNPVAIPRNELIIYEAHLRNMTVHPSAGCSAPGTYLGFVDDSQRGGLPHLKHMGVNAVEFLPLMEFGNIETPYQKQSDTGVFNTWNPYARNHWGYMTSYFFAPESYYASDGHLNPGQRTGASGRQVSEMKEMVRRLHSEGLAVIMDVVYNHVSQYDYNPLKLIDKKYYFRLDSHGNPLSESGCGNDLKTERPMTRRLIIDSVRHWMTEYHIDGFRFDLAQLIDKETCAQVLAEARKINPAVIMIAEPWGGGYDPNGFSDIGWAGWNDQIRNGLKGFHPQDDVKGYVFGRFFHHNDYFSLVRYIRGSLRVDGGPFHKAEHTINYLESHDDHTFGDFIRIGIGKYRHGQKIDNLEEHARLNEHELKLHKLAALFLFSAQGNVMIHSGQEYGRSQVVAPTSIHDPQVGEISSNSYDKDNDTSYINFEHADLNQSLVDFYRQLIRLKKTFRVFTAASHRDINFFPSLNSLALFFELVGTAFDEPNFFVAMNSNHRHPSECFLPEGKWQVLLANVDGYKPVQSGRMVIHQGEAFLLMKL; translated from the coding sequence ATGTTTGCTGAACGTCCCCATTCAGAAGGTCATCCCTTCTCCCATTCCCCTGTTTCTGTCTCGATTGTATCGGCTGATCAGTTAAGTCTGACCACCGTCTTTGTGCGTGTACAGGGACTTCATGGTTTACCCGAATTCGGTCATATACAGTTTCTGCCCGGTCTTCAGGTGGTTTCTGTCAGTCAGGCGTACGATGGTCTCATGATCGAAACCAGTCCGATGCGGTGGGATGAAGTGTACCGGATCAGCATTGGCGGGTGTGAACCACGGCTGCTTAATCAGGATCCCTGGCTGGACAGTCTTTTCAGCGAAAAACCGCTTGGCTATGAATTAACAGACACCTACACACGGTTTGGCGTGTTTGCCCCCCGTGCCACCGAGGTCCGGCTGGTGCTTTTTGCCGATGCCAGTTCGGAGAATTATACCGAGCACACCATGAACCGGGATGAGGAGGGGGTCTGGGAACTGTTTTTCCCCGAAAGTCTAGATGGGTATGCCTATGGGTACCGGGTCTTTGGCCGTCAGGGAGACGGGGAATGGTTCAATCCGGAAGTGATCATTGCAGATCCGTACTCACCGGCTGTCACCACCATGAACACGTTCCACCATCAGGCGAGAACGCTGATCCGCCGGTTCGATTTTGACTGGAAGGATACCAATCCGGTGGCCATTCCGCGGAATGAACTCATCATCTACGAAGCTCATCTCCGCAACATGACGGTTCATCCGTCGGCCGGATGTTCTGCACCGGGCACCTATCTGGGTTTTGTTGATGATTCTCAGCGCGGCGGTCTTCCTCACCTGAAACACATGGGAGTGAATGCTGTCGAGTTTCTTCCCCTGATGGAATTCGGCAACATCGAAACACCCTACCAGAAACAGTCCGATACGGGAGTGTTTAATACCTGGAATCCGTACGCCCGAAATCACTGGGGCTACATGACCAGTTATTTCTTTGCTCCTGAAAGCTACTATGCCTCGGATGGACATTTGAATCCGGGTCAGCGGACGGGGGCTTCGGGCCGGCAGGTTTCCGAAATGAAGGAAATGGTGAGGCGGTTGCATAGTGAGGGATTGGCCGTCATCATGGATGTGGTGTACAATCACGTCTCACAATACGACTACAATCCGCTGAAACTGATTGATAAAAAATATTACTTCCGGCTGGATTCACACGGAAATCCCCTGTCGGAAAGCGGATGCGGGAATGATCTGAAAACCGAACGTCCCATGACCCGCCGTCTGATCATCGACAGTGTGCGGCACTGGATGACCGAGTATCACATTGACGGATTCCGTTTCGATCTCGCTCAGCTGATCGATAAGGAAACCTGTGCGCAGGTGCTTGCCGAGGCGCGGAAAATCAATCCGGCGGTGATCATGATTGCCGAACCGTGGGGGGGCGGCTACGATCCCAACGGATTTTCTGATATCGGCTGGGCGGGCTGGAACGACCAGATCCGGAATGGCCTGAAAGGATTTCATCCGCAGGACGATGTAAAGGGTTACGTGTTCGGCCGGTTTTTTCATCACAACGACTATTTCTCGCTGGTCCGTTACATCCGCGGATCGCTGCGGGTCGATGGCGGTCCGTTTCACAAGGCCGAGCACACCATCAACTATCTCGAAAGCCACGATGATCACACCTTTGGTGATTTCATCCGGATTGGAATCGGGAAATACCGTCACGGACAGAAAATCGACAATCTTGAAGAACATGCCCGTCTGAATGAGCATGAGCTGAAACTGCATAAACTGGCCGCCCTGTTTCTTTTTTCTGCACAAGGAAATGTGATGATTCATTCGGGCCAGGAGTATGGCCGCAGTCAGGTGGTTGCTCCCACCTCGATTCACGACCCGCAGGTGGGTGAAATCAGTTCCAATTCCTACGATAAGGACAACGACACCAGCTATATCAATTTTGAGCATGCCGATCTGAACCAGTCTCTGGTCGATTTCTACCGTCAGCTGATCCGGCTGAAGAAAACATTCCGGGTGTTCACGGCTGCTTCTCACCGGGATATCAATTTCTTCCCCTCACTTAACTCACTGGCCCTGTTTTTCGAACTGGTCGGAACCGCTTTCGATGAGCCGAACTTCTTCGTGGCCATGAACAGCAACCACCGGCACCCGAGCGAATGCTTTCTGCCCGAAGGAAAGTGGCAGGTTCTTCTCGCCAATGTGGATGGTTACAAGCCGGTTCAGTCCGGCCGTATGGTCATTCATCAGGGCGAAGCATTCCTGCTGATGAAACTGTAA
- a CDS encoding YdeI/OmpD-associated family protein — MSHPNPDVDSYFTDGCMRCEHGGTPQCKVHRWEQEMAVLRSLILQCDLTEERKWGVACYTLNGKNVVILGAFKEYCALAFFKGALMKDPEGLLTKAGEHSQAGRQIRFTSMADIEGKEDVLQAYLFDAIEVELSGVPIPRQPESEFPMPSELADRLESDPFLKEAFEALTPGRRRSHQLHISQAKQAQTRLSRVEKSIPMIMAGLGFMEDRYTGKGSRE; from the coding sequence ATGTCACATCCCAATCCCGATGTTGATTCCTATTTCACCGATGGATGCATGCGTTGCGAGCATGGCGGCACCCCGCAGTGCAAAGTGCACCGATGGGAGCAGGAAATGGCGGTGTTGCGGTCACTCATTCTGCAATGTGATCTGACCGAAGAACGGAAATGGGGTGTGGCCTGTTACACCCTGAACGGAAAGAATGTGGTCATCCTCGGGGCATTTAAGGAGTACTGTGCGCTGGCCTTTTTCAAAGGGGCACTCATGAAGGATCCGGAAGGCTTGCTGACCAAGGCAGGTGAACATTCACAGGCGGGCCGGCAGATCCGGTTTACCTCGATGGCTGATATTGAAGGCAAAGAGGACGTCTTACAGGCCTATCTCTTCGATGCAATTGAGGTGGAATTGTCGGGAGTTCCCATTCCGCGTCAACCGGAATCGGAGTTCCCCATGCCATCCGAACTGGCTGACCGGCTGGAATCGGATCCCTTTCTGAAAGAAGCGTTTGAGGCGTTAACGCCAGGCCGGCGCCGCAGTCATCAGCTGCACATCTCACAGGCCAAACAAGCACAAACACGCCTGTCACGTGTCGAGAAATCCATCCCCATGATCATGGCCGGACTGGGTTTTATGGAGGACCGGTATACGGGGAAAGGATCACGGGAGTGA
- a CDS encoding DUF4406 domain-containing protein: protein MMILIAGPYRGGTNDDPVLIKKNLDRLESVALPLFRKGHLPVIGEWVALPLMHLAGSTRIGDAIWDEIQYPVAHRLLEKCDAVLRLEGASKGADEDVRLAKERGLPVYYHLDDIPDVSGK from the coding sequence ATGATGATTTTAATCGCCGGTCCCTACCGGGGCGGCACCAACGATGACCCTGTTTTAATCAAAAAGAACCTGGACCGGCTCGAATCAGTTGCGCTTCCGCTGTTCAGAAAGGGTCATCTTCCCGTGATCGGTGAATGGGTGGCCCTGCCGCTGATGCATCTGGCCGGTTCCACCCGGATCGGCGATGCCATCTGGGATGAAATCCAATACCCGGTCGCTCACCGGCTGCTCGAAAAATGCGATGCGGTTCTCCGGCTGGAAGGGGCCTCAAAAGGCGCCGACGAGGACGTCCGGCTGGCAAAGGAACGAGGGTTACCCGTGTACTACCATCTGGATGACATTCCGGATGTGAGCGGAAAATAA
- a CDS encoding helix-turn-helix transcriptional regulator, translated as MRQRIKIPRIIKINWVKELTVSVVFNNGESRLIDFHQVFKSIGVSEKSPAFVLFNPDQFSKVELQNHTLSWETVDQFITNRDGRKVRVPFEIGADVLLKFSKPEQSDHSSKIGQLVREERLKSGMTQQDLAIRSGTTRAYISRIENDRSDLELATLRKIVETGLGRKLDISIR; from the coding sequence ATGAGACAACGTATTAAAATCCCCCGGATCATTAAAATCAACTGGGTAAAGGAATTAACCGTATCGGTCGTTTTTAATAATGGGGAATCCCGACTCATTGACTTTCACCAGGTGTTTAAGTCAATTGGTGTGTCAGAAAAGTCACCAGCCTTTGTGCTCTTTAATCCTGACCAATTTTCAAAAGTTGAGCTTCAGAACCATACCCTGTCGTGGGAAACGGTCGATCAATTCATAACCAACCGGGATGGCCGGAAAGTCAGGGTTCCCTTTGAAATCGGGGCGGATGTATTGCTGAAGTTCAGCAAGCCGGAACAATCAGATCATTCCAGCAAAATCGGGCAACTGGTACGTGAAGAGAGGTTAAAGTCTGGCATGACCCAACAGGATCTGGCAATCAGGAGCGGAACCACCAGAGCCTATATTTCAAGGATTGAAAACGACCGATCCGATCTGGAATTGGCCACACTAAGAAAAATCGTCGAAACAGGATTGGGGAGGAAACTGGATATATCAATCAGGTAA
- a CDS encoding DUF4160 domain-containing protein has product MPLIDRFNGIKIHVYNGEHRPPHIHAVYNDHEALIVIETRQIYAGYLPKKPLKLVFNWLAEHSEWALAIFYELNPDLK; this is encoded by the coding sequence ATGCCTTTAATTGATCGTTTCAATGGTATCAAGATTCACGTTTATAATGGGGAGCATCGTCCTCCGCACATTCATGCAGTTTACAATGACCATGAAGCGTTAATCGTGATTGAAACCAGGCAGATTTATGCTGGTTATTTACCAAAAAAACCGCTTAAGCTGGTTTTTAACTGGTTAGCTGAACACTCTGAGTGGGCACTTGCCATTTTTTATGAATTAAATCCGGATTTAAAATGA
- a CDS encoding pentapeptide repeat-containing protein, giving the protein MQETYHSDKTFDRIDSIEKGEYEACRFDSCNFSNSNLSDFVFTDCTFTHCNLSLARLDHTAFREVRFRDCKLLGLRFEFCNDFGLAFSFENCQLNHTTFFRKDIRNTVFRNCQLKESDFTEANLTSVVFDLCDLSKAVFDRTILEHADFRTAYGYSIDPELNRLKKTRFSLAGLPGLLNRYDIVIDNG; this is encoded by the coding sequence ATGCAGGAAACTTACCACTCCGATAAAACCTTCGACCGGATCGACTCAATAGAAAAGGGCGAGTATGAAGCCTGCCGGTTCGACAGTTGCAACTTTTCCAATTCCAACCTTTCCGACTTCGTTTTTACGGATTGCACGTTTACCCATTGCAATCTCAGTCTGGCCCGGCTCGACCATACCGCCTTCCGGGAGGTCCGGTTCAGGGATTGCAAACTGCTGGGACTCCGGTTCGAGTTTTGCAATGACTTCGGACTGGCCTTTTCATTCGAAAATTGTCAGTTGAATCATACAACCTTCTTCAGGAAGGATATCCGGAACACGGTTTTCCGCAATTGTCAGTTAAAGGAATCCGATTTCACCGAAGCCAATCTGACCAGTGTGGTATTCGATCTGTGCGATCTGTCCAAAGCAGTGTTTGACCGTACCATCCTTGAGCATGCCGACTTCCGGACTGCCTATGGTTATTCCATTGATCCGGAGCTGAACCGCCTGAAAAAGACACGTTTTTCTTTAGCGGGTTTGCCAGGATTGCTGAACAGGTATGATATCGTTATTGATAACGGATAG
- the arr gene encoding NAD(+)--rifampin ADP-ribosyltransferase — translation MTSENTQPDAPTPVAGATPFVQTYFHGTKADLRIGDLIKPGFHSNYGQRKNAPFIFLSATLDAAIWGAELAVGDGPERIYLAEPTGAIEDDPDLTDKKFPGNPTKSYRSREPFRVVGEVTVWIGHPAEQVKAMKEALKKLSEQGYHSLNDEQS, via the coding sequence ATGACCTCAGAAAACACACAGCCTGATGCACCCACACCCGTAGCCGGTGCCACTCCGTTTGTCCAAACCTATTTTCATGGGACCAAGGCAGACCTCAGAATCGGTGACCTGATTAAGCCCGGTTTCCATTCAAACTACGGACAGCGAAAAAACGCCCCCTTTATTTTTCTGTCTGCCACATTGGATGCTGCCATCTGGGGAGCTGAACTCGCCGTTGGTGACGGTCCGGAAAGAATCTACCTGGCAGAGCCCACCGGAGCAATCGAAGATGACCCGGATCTGACGGATAAAAAGTTTCCGGGCAATCCGACAAAATCATATCGCTCCAGGGAACCTTTCAGAGTGGTTGGTGAAGTGACCGTATGGATAGGCCATCCGGCAGAACAGGTGAAGGCCATGAAAGAGGCACTGAAGAAACTGAGTGAACAAGGATATCATTCACTGAATGATGAACAGTCCTGA
- a CDS encoding nuclear transport factor 2 family protein, with translation MSIKYVFSTFLALTLYTSGHCQNLTDDEIKTEAWNTVKTINRHWAITENMDSLGLFIHPDMVIFLPDTPERMRGKASIIESYQSYANYAQTISFIETDPLIQLYNENKTAVVTYYYTLEFLTSAGETRRFNGRDMYTFIYDNGRWVAVAQQYTQIPD, from the coding sequence ATGAGCATTAAATACGTGTTTTCAACCTTCCTGGCATTGACTCTTTATACATCCGGCCATTGCCAGAATCTAACGGATGATGAAATAAAAACAGAGGCATGGAACACGGTTAAGACCATTAACCGCCATTGGGCTATCACCGAAAACATGGATAGTCTGGGATTATTCATTCACCCGGATATGGTTATTTTCTTGCCGGATACACCGGAAAGAATGAGAGGAAAAGCCAGCATCATTGAGTCATATCAAAGTTATGCCAATTATGCACAAACCATTTCATTCATCGAAACAGACCCATTGATTCAGTTGTATAATGAAAACAAAACCGCAGTTGTGACCTATTATTACACCCTGGAATTCCTGACTTCGGCCGGCGAGACCCGGCGCTTCAATGGCCGTGACATGTATACGTTCATTTACGACAATGGCCGATGGGTGGCCGTTGCTCAGCAGTATACCCAGATTCCAGACTAA